The Tenrec ecaudatus isolate mTenEca1 chromosome 9, mTenEca1.hap1, whole genome shotgun sequence genome window below encodes:
- the ACAN gene encoding aggrecan core protein isoform X1 yields the protein MTTSLLVFVTLGVIIAAVSAAFSDHDTSLSVSIPEPSPLRVLLGSSLTIPCYFIDPTHPVTTAPSTAPLAPRIKWSRVSKEKEVVLLVATEGHVQVNSAYRDKVSLPNYPAIPSDATLEIQNLHTNDSGVYRCEVIHGIADSQATLELVVKGIVFHYRAISSRYTLDFDRAQRACLQNSAIIATPEQLQAAYEDGFHQCDAGWLADQTVRYPIHLPREGCYGDKDEFPGVRTYGIRDTNETYDVYCFAEEMEGEVFYATSPEKFTFQEAANECRRLGARLATTGQLYLAWQGGMDMCSAGWLADRSVRYPISTARPNCGGNLLGVRTVYLHANQTGYPDPSSRYDAICYTGEDFMDIPDNFFGEVGEEDITIQTVTWPDMELPLPQNVTEGEARGNVILTARPIFDGAPTFPPPGEPFTEASKDLAAQVTIDPGAPKSPGQQLLPGGVVFHYRPGSTRYTLTYEEAQQACLRTGAVMASPEQLQAAYEAGYEQCDAGWLQDQTVRYPIVSPRAACGGGTDSRPGVRNYGVRPSSETYDVYCYVDRLEGEVFFATRLEQFTFQEALEFCESHNATLASTGQLYAAWSLGLDKCYAGWLADGSLRYPIITPRPACGGSKPGVRTVYLHGNQTGLPDPLSRHHAFCFRGAPMVPAEGQEEGSTPTAPSGLEDWVASQRVPGVAVVPLGEEATTVPSLTVEPENQTEWEPAYSPAFASSLPGIPPTWAPTDSDIEGSTGGPGATGVPSASEGPSPSERPSPSEEPSPSEEPSPSEEPSPSEEPSPSERPSPSEEPSPSERPSPSEDPSPSERPSPSERPSPSEEPSPSEEPSPSEEPSPSEEPSPPEEPSTPSYAVPSRTELSGSGEASGAPEVSGDVAGSGDAAGGFDFSGQPSGESASGLPSGDLGSTGQTLEVGSGLPTGSGLASGEEDRIEWSSTPEVDKLPTGGKGIETSASGVEDLSGLPSGVEVPEASASGAGDLSGLPSGVEVPEASASGVGDLSGRPPGVEVPEASASGVGDLSGLPSGVEVPEASASGTGDLSGFPSGVEGPEASPSGVGDLSGLPSGIEVPEASASGAGDLSGLPSGVEVPEASASGVGDLSGLPSGVEVPEASASGVGDLSGLPSGVEVPEASASGVGDLSGLPSGVEVPEASASGVGDLSGLPSEVEVPEASASGVGDLSGLPSGVEVPEASASGVGDLNGLPSGVEVPEASASGVGDLSGLTSGVEVPEASASGVGDLSGLPSGVEVPEASASGVGDLSGLPSGVEVPEASASGVGDLSGLPSGVEVPEASASGVGDLSGLPSGVEVPEASASGAGDLSGLPSGVESIGASASGAEELSGLPSGEDLVGSASGHLDFGGLPSETLGSGQAPEASGLPSGLSVDYSGVELGSGPSSGLPDFSGLPSGFPTVSLVNTTLVEVVTAITTGGLEGKGSVEVSGAGDLSGLSVDELDVSGTSGLPSGADLSGQASGSPDVSGDTSGLFGVGGRPSGYPFSSGETSGLFEVTEQPSGFPGSSGETSGVTDLSGLSSGQPDASGEASGVGFGSGPPFGITDLSGEPSGVPDLSGQPSGWPGSGGATSGIPDLVSGAVSGSGEASGITFVDTSLVEVTPTTFREEEGLGSVELSGLPSGEADLSGTSGLVDVGGQSSGAVDSSGSPSQTPEFSGLPSGIPEVSGESSGVEVGSSLPSGAYEGSGLPSGFPTVSLIDRALVESVTQAPTAQEAEGTSSILELSGTHAGAPDTSGDLSGFSDLDGMQSGLVTQSGEAPSTPYFSGDSSGTPEESSTATSTSGEASGLPEVTLITSDFVEGVTGPTPSQELGQRPPVTHSRFFESSGEASASGDISRAAPTPFKLEGQVSSIPETSSEVSETDVGTSAVPQGSGEASPSPDVAGATLAFHEADPETTSGLGGSGSGSPSASQEVPTERWATPEGSGEPAAPYGVGTDTSSLSWATLPTSGDRSETDGAMSGHTSGLDVIISTSTPEAVWTQDTQHPSEVHLDTKSSSPLHSGEEPPDAETSTYPTDAGVPTAPEETDIDECLPSPCLNGATCVDALDSFTCLCLPSYGGDLCELDQELCEKGWAKFQGHCYRHFPDRKVWTQAEVHCQQHQAHLASILTPEEQAFVNNNAQDYQWIGLNDRTVEGDFHWADGHPLHFENWRPNQPDNFFASGEDCVVMIWHEKGEWNDVPCNYYLPFTCKKGAVACGEPPVVEHARTLGQKKGRHEINSLVRYQCSKGFVQRHVPTIRCQPSGHWEVPRITCTDPSTTKHRLRSPPSSAH from the exons ATGACCACTTCATTGCTGGTGTTCGTGACTCTGGGGGTCATCATTGCAGCGGTCTCAGCAGCATTTTCAG ACCATGACACCTCGCTGAGTGTGAGCATCCCCGAACCGTCCCCTCTGCGAGTCCTCCTCGGGAGCTCGCTGACCATCCCCTGTTACTTCATCGACCCCACGCACCCCGTGACCACCGCGCCCTCCACCGCCCCCCTCGCCCCGAGAATCAAGTGGAGCCGCGTTTCCAAGGAGAAGGAGGTGGTCCTCCTGGTGGCCACTGAGGGCCACGTGCAGGTCAACAGTGCCTACCGGGACAAGGTCTCGCTGCCCAACTACCCGGCCATCCCCAGCGATGCCACCCTGGAGATCCAGAACCTGCACACCAATGACTCTGGTGTCTACCGCTGCGAGGTGATTCACGGCATCGCCGACAGTCAGGCCACCTTGGAGCTGGTGGTAAAAG GCATCGTATTCCACTACAGAGCCATCTCCTCGCGATACACCCTGGACTTTGACCGCGCGCAGCGGGCCTGCCTGCAGAACAGCGCTATCATAGCCACCCCTGAGCAGCTGCAGGCTGCCTATGAGGATGGCTTCCACCAGTGCGACGCTGGCTGGCTGGCCGACCAGACTGTGAG GTACCCCATCCACCTGCCCCGGGAAGGCTGCTACGGAGACAAGGATGAGTTCCCTGGGGTGAGGACCTACGGCATCCGGGACACCAATGAGACCTACGACGTGTACTGCTTTGCGGAGGAGATGGAGG GAGAGGTGTTCTACGCCACATCCCCCGAGAAGttcaccttccaggaagcagccaATGAGTGCCGGCGGCTGGGTGCCCGGCTGGCCACCACAGGCCAGCTCTATCTGGCCTGGCAGGGCGGCATGGACATGTGCAGTGCCGGCTGGCTGGCCGACCGTAGCGTGCGCTATCCCATCTCTACGGCCCGGCCCAACTGCGGGGGCAACCTGCTGGGCGTGAGGACTGTCTACCTCCACGCCAATCAGACGGGCTACCCGGACCCCTCATCTCGCTACGATGCCATCTGCTACACAG GTGAAGACTTTATGGACATCCCAGACAACTTCTTCGGGGAGGTGGGCGAGGAGGATATCACCATCCAGACGGTGACCTGGCCTGATATGGAGCTGCCCTTGCCCCAGAACGTCACTGAGGGGGAAGCCCGGGGCAACGTGATCCTCACAGCGAGGCCCATCTTCGATGGCGCGCCCACTTTCCCGCCGCCCGGGGAGCCCTTCACCGAGGCCAGCAAGGATCTGGCCGCACAGGTGACCATCGATCCAGGTGCACCCAAGAGCCCCGGACAACAACTCCTGCCAGGGG GGGTCGTGTTCCACTACCGTCCAGGCTCCACTCGCTACACGCTGACCTATGAGGAGGCGCAGCAGGCCTGCCTGCGAACCGGCGCGGTCATGGCCTCCCCGGAGCAGCTCCAGGCAGCCTACGAGGCCGGCTACGAGCAGTGTGACGCTGGCTGGCTGCAAGACCAGACTGTCAG ATACCCCATTGTGAGTCCACGGGCCGCATGTGGGGGCGGCACAGACAGCCGGCCAGGCGTCAGGAACTACGGTGTCCGGCCGTCATCAGAAACCTACGACGTCTACTGCTACGTGGACAGGCTTGAGG GGGAGGTATTCTTTGCCACACGGCTGGAGCAGTTCACCTTCCAGGAAGCCCTGGAGTTCTGTGAATCCCACAACGCCACCCTGGCCTCCACGGGCCAGCTCTACGCCGCCTGGAGCCTCGGCTTGGACAAGTGCTATGCCGGCTGGCTAGCCGATGGCAGCCTCCGCTACCCAATCATCACCCCAAGGCCCGCCTGCGGGGGCAGTAAGCCCGGCGTGAGGACCGTCTACCTCCACGGCAACCAGACCGGCCTTCCGGACCCGCTGTCCCGCCACCACGCTTTCTGCTTCCGAG GTGCCCCCATGGTGCCCGCTGAAGGACAGGAGGAGGGCAGCACACCCACAGCACCCTCCGGCCTGGAGGACTGGGTCGCGAGTCAGCGGGTGCCCGGCGTGGCTGTGGTCCCCTTAGGGGAAGAGGCGACCACGGTCCCAAGCCTCACGGTGGAGCCAGAAAACCAGACGGAATGGGAACCCGCCTACTCCCCAGCCTTCGCTTCCTCCCTGCCAG GGATCCCTCCTACATGGGCCCCCACGGACTCTGACATAGAGGGGAGCACAGGAGGCCCCGGTGCAACTGGAGTACCCTCTGCCTCGGAGGGACCTTCCCCCTCAGAGAGACCGTCCCCCTCAGAAGAACCATCCCCTTCAGAAGAGCCGTCCCCCTCAGAAGAGCCATCTCCCTCAGAAGAACCATCCCCCTCAGAGAGACCATCCCCCTCAGAAGAGCCATCCCCCTCAGAGAGACCATCCCCCTCAGAAGATCCATCCCCCTCAGAGAGACCATCCCCCTCAGAGAGACCATCCCCCTCAGAAGAACCATCCCCCTCAGAGGAGCCATCCCCCTCAGAAGAGCCGTCCCCCTCAGAAGAGCCATCCCCCCCAGAGGAGCCCTCTACCCCGTCCTATGCAGTGCCTAGCAGGACTGAGCTGTCTGGCTCTGGGGAAGCATCAGGAGCTCCCGAAGTCAGTGGTGATGTCGCAGGCAGTGGCGATGCTGCCGGAGGTTTTGACTTTAGTGGGCAGCCCTCAGGAGAAAGTGCCAGCGGACTACCCTCTGGAGACCTTGGTTCCACTGGCCAGACTCTCGAAGTGGGCTCAGGTCTGCCTACAGGAAGTGGACTGGCCTCaggggaggaagacagaattgAGTGGTCCAGCACTCCTGAAGTAGACAAACTACCCACTGGAGGCAAGGGCATAGAAACCTCTGCCTCTGGAGTGGAAGACCTCAGTGGACTGCCTTCTGGAGTAGAGGTTCCAGAAGCCTCTGCCTCTGGAGCAGGGGACCTGAGTGGACTGCCTTCTGGAGTAGAGGTTCCAGAAGCCTCTGCTTCTGGAGTAGGAGACCTGAGTGGACGGCCGCCTGGAGTAGAGGTTCCAGAAGCCTCAGCCTCTGGAGTAGGAGACCTCAGTGGACTGCCTTCTGGAGTAGAGGTTCCAGAAGCCTCTGCCTCTGGAACAGGGGACCTCAGTGGATTTCCTTCTGGAGTAGAAGGTCCAGAGGCCTCTCCCTCTGGAGTAGGAGACCTGAGTGGACTGCCTTCTGGAATAGAGGTTCCAGAAGCCTCTGCCTCTGGAGCAGGGGACCTGAGTGGACTGCCTTCTGGAGTAGAGGTTCCAGAAGCCTCAGCCTCTGGAGTAGGAGACCTGAGTGGCCTGCCTTCTGGAGTAGAGGTTCCAGAAGCCTCAGCCTCTGGAGTAGGAGACCTGAGTGGACTTCCTTCTGGAGTAGAGGTTCCAGAAGCCTCAGCCTCTGGAGTAGGAGACCTGAGTGGACTGCCTTCTGGAGTAGAGGTTCCAGAAGCCTCAGCCTCTGGAGTAGGAGACCTGAGTGGACTGCCTTCTGAAGTAGAGGTTCCAGAAGCCTCTGCTTCTGGAGTAGGAGACCTGAGTGGACTTCCTTCTGGCGTAGAGGTTCCAGAAGCCTCTGCTTCTGGAGTAGGAGACCTGAATGGACTTCCTTCTGGCGTAGAGGTTCCAGAAGCCTCAGCCTCTGGAGTAGGAGACCTGAGTGGACTGACTTCTGGAGTAGAGGTTCCAGAAGCCTCAGCCTCTGGAGTAGGAGACCTGAGTGGACTTCCTTCTGGAGTAGAGGTTCCAGAAGCCTCAGCCTCTGGAGTAGGAGACCTGAGTGGACTTCCTTCTGGAGTAGAGGTTCCAGAAGCCTCAGCCTCTGGAGTAGGAGACCTGAGTGGCCTGCCTTCTGGAGTAGAGGTTCCAGAAGCCTCTGCCTCTGGAGTAGGAGACCTGAGTGGACTGCCTTCTGGAGTAGAGGTTCCAGAAGCCTCTGCTTCTGGGGCAGGGGACCTCAGTGGACTTCCTTCTGGAGTCGAAAGCATAGGGGCCTCTGCCTCTGGAGCTGAGGAACTCAGTGGTTTGCCTTCTGGAGAGGACTTGGTGGGATCTGCTtctggacacttggactttggcgGACTGCCTTCTGAGACTCTAGGGAGTGGGCAGGCTCCAGAAGCAAGTGGGCTGCCCTCTGGCCTTAGCGTTGACTATTCCGGAGTGGAGCTTGGGAGTGGCCCATCCTCTGGCCTACCTGACTTCAGTGGGCTTCCCTCTGGGTTCCCGACGGTCTCCCTAGTGAATACCACATTGGTGGAAGTGGTCACAGCCATCACCACAGGGGGGCTGGAAGGGAAAGGAAGTGTCGAGGTCAGTGGTGCTGGAGACCTGTCAGGGCTGTCTGTGGATGAGTTGGACGTCAGTGGAACTAGTGGGCTACCTTCAGGAGCCGATCTCAGTGGTCAGGCATCCGGGTCTCCCGACGTCAGCGGGGACACATCTGGACTCTTTGGTGTTGGTGGGCGGCCATCAGGCTATCCTTTCAGCAGTGGGGAAACATCTGGGCTTTTTGAGGTGACCGAACAGCCGTCAGGGTTTCCTGGCAGCAGTGGGGAAACATCTGGGGTGACTGATCTCAGCGGGCTGTCCTCTGGGCAGCCCGATGCCAGTGGAGAAGCGTCCGGAGTGGGTTTCGGCAGTGGCCCACCATTTGGCATCACCGACCTAAGTGGAGAACCATCTGGGGTCCCTGATCTCAGTGGGCAGCCATCGGGGTGGCCAGGGTCCGGCGGGGCTACATCTGGAATCCCGGACCTGGTTTCGGGTGCTGTCAGCGGCAGTGGCGAAGCGTCTGGCATTACGTTTGTGGACACCAGTCTTGTGGAAGTGACACCTACCACGTTTAGAGAAGAAGAAGGCTTGGGGTCGGTGGAACTCAGTGGCCTTCCATCCGGAGAGGCAGATCTGTCGGGCACGTCCGGCCTGGTGGATGTTGGTGGACAGTCTTCCGGAGCAGTCGATTCCAGTGGGTCTCCATCCCAGACTCCAGAATTCAGTGGCCTGCCAAGTGGAATACCGGAGGTCAGTGGCGAATCCTCTGGAGTTGAGGTTGGGAGCAGCCTGCCCTCGGGGGCCTACGAAGGCAGCGGACTTCCCTCTGGTTTCCCCACCGTCTCTCTGATAGACAGGGCTTTGGTAGAATCTGTAACCCAGGCTCCAACGGCCCAGGAGGCAGAAGGGACCTCAAGCATTTTGGAACTCAGTGGCACCCATGCTGGAGCCCCGGACACGTCGGGAGACCTCTCCGGATTTTCAGACCTCGACGGGATGCAATCGGGGCTAGTCACGCAAAGTGGGGAGGCTCCAAGCACCCCATACTTTAGTGGGGACTCTTCCGGCACCCCTGAGGAATCCTCTACAGCCACCAGCACGAGTGGAGAGGCCTCAGGACTTCCAGAAGTGACCTTAATCACATCAGATTTTGTGGAGGGGGTCACTGGGCCGACTCCCTCCCAAGAGCTCGGCCAAAGACCTCCTGTGACACATTCCCGATTCTTTGAGTCCAGTGGGGAAGCCTCTGCCTCTGGGGACATCAGCAGAGCTGCCCCAACACCCTTCAAGTTGGAGGGCCAAGTGTCATCCATCCCAGAAACCAGCAGCGAGGTCTCTGAGACTGATGTGGGGACGTCTGCTGTCCCCCAGGGCAGTGGAGAAGCCTCCCCATCCCCTGACGTAGCTGGAGCCACGTTGGCCTTCCACGAAGCCGATCCTGAGacaacctcaggcctgggtgggAGTGGCAGCGGCAGTCCCTCTGCCTCCCAGGAAGTCCCTACGGAGAGGTGGGCCACCCCAGAAGGGAGTGGAGAACCAGCTGCCCCCTATGGGGTGGGTACAGACACATCCAGCTTGTCTTGGGCCACTCTCCCAACTTCGGGCGACAGAAGTGAAACTGATGGAGCCATGTCCGGCCACACCTCGGGGCTGGATGTCATCATTAGCACCAGCACCCCAGAGGCTGTGTGGACCCAGGACACCCAGCACCCTTCAGAGGTACATCTAGACACCAAGTCTTCAAGTCCCCTGCACTCAGGAGAAGAGCCCCCAGATGCTGAAACATCCACTTACCCAACAGACGCTGGCGTCCCAACTGCCCCAGAAGAGACAG ACATTGATGAGTGTCTCCCAAGCCCTTGTCTGAACGGAGCCACCTGCGTGGACGCCCTGGactctttcacatgcttatgccTTCCCAGCTACGGAGGGGACCTGTGTGAGCTCG ATCAGGAGCTGTGCGAGAAAGGCTGGGCCAAGTTCCAGGGCCACTGTTACCGCCACTTCCCCGACCGCAAGGTCTGGACGCAGGCCGAGGTCCACTGTCAGCAGCACCAGGCGCACCTGGCCAGCATCCTCACGCCCGAAGAGCAGGCCTTCGTCAACA ACAACGCTCAAGACTACCAGTGGATCGGCCTGAATGACAGGACTGTCGAAGGGGACTTCCACTGGGCAGATGGACACCCCTTG CACTTTGAGAACTGGCGCCCCAACCAGCCGGACAACTTCTTTGCCAGCGGGGAGGACTGCGTGGTGATGATCTGGCATGAGAAGGGCGAGTGGAATGACGTGCCCTGTAATTACTACCTGCCCTTCACGTGTAAAAAGGGCGCCG